Proteins encoded together in one Vigna angularis cultivar LongXiaoDou No.4 chromosome 5, ASM1680809v1, whole genome shotgun sequence window:
- the LOC108339474 gene encoding uncharacterized protein LOC108339474, which produces MGDKKKKAHVKLVSAVGTGFFYEKRKPRQFTEKLEFRKFDPRVNRHVLFTEAKMK; this is translated from the coding sequence ATGGGTGACAAGAAGAAAAAGGCTCATGTGAAACTAGTGTCTGCTGTCGGCACTGGATTTTTCTATGAAAAGAGAAAGCCGAGACAGTTCACAGAGAAGCTTGAGTTTCGAAAATTTGATCCTAGGGTTAATCGTCATGTTCTCTTTACAGAGGCTAAGATGAAGTGA
- the LOC108340635 gene encoding uncharacterized protein LOC108340635, which yields MMGGSEDPNNKGDSPFESSASQPFLSKPSYPSSASSAVEEESESNQQYLHITYNSGPRSFKDLPFLILFLLFVISTFAFGIFAVFHRNTDYPSLSSFSYDASSSSCVLNPSSTSSSLSSWLSLDSSSHLVKGLIWTLVITFVLSIPLCWALLLLLKHYTKQIVYAAIPFFIAIPIFLNVYWFVACTLRSSCSTAFPLAYRVVVMVFVFLVIGAVVWILVVNWHRVELTISIIGVASHALSRNLNLFGVLPCLIVGLLAYYVPIVVFMVFSRFNGKIAVKNLASGYACVWKEDSWVPAYFALAILTMLWSAAAMVEAQVYVISGTIANWYFSKDHETPKRSIRTSLRNAFGSSSGTICLSGLLIFVVRMVRSAVDSARQEDIPGIVNLVLRCCVNALLTAVDFLNKFTVNFAAITGEAYCSSARMTYELLRRNLLSAVFVETISSRILAGIVFVFSATYTIVACVILKAGTNLGTDSYFVAAMAWVLLIVVLGYLVHVLDNVIDTIYICYAIDRDRGEVCKQDVHEVYVHLPISRSLRQSVTPRTLEYVDMLD from the exons ATGATGGGTGGCAGCGAGGATCCGAACAACAAAGGCGATTCTCCATTCGAATCCTCGGCATCGCAACCCTTTCTGTCGAAACCCTCGTACCCTTCTTCGGCATCTTCGGCGGTGGAAGAAGAATCGGAGTCAAACCAGCAATACCTTCACATCACTTACAATTCAGGTCCTCGTTCCTTCAAGGACCTCCCTTTCCTCATCCTCTTCCTTCTCTTTGTCATCTCCACCTTCGCCTTCGGCATTTTCGCCGTCTTCCACCGGAACACCGACTACCCCTCTCTCTCATCTTTCTCCTACGAcgcctcctcctcctcctgcGTCCTAaacccttcttccacttcttcctcccTTTCCTCGTGGCTTTCCCTCGATTCTTCCTCGCACTTGGTCAAGGGTCTCATATGGACCCTCGTCATCACCTTCGTTCTTAGCATCCCCCTGTGCTGGGCTTTGCTTCTCTTACTCAAGCATTACACCAAACAAATTGTCTACGCTGCGATTCCCTTCTTCATCGCCATCCCTATTTTCCTCAACGTCTATTGGTTCGTCGCATGCACCCTCCGCTCGTCTTGCAGCACCGCCTTCCCCCTCGCGTATCGGGTTGTCGTGATGGTCTTCGTCTTCTTGGTGATTGGGGCCGTCGTGTGGATCTTGGTCGTGAATTGGCATCGCGTGGAGCTCACTATCAGCATAATCGGGGTCGCTTCCCACGCACTTTCCAGGAATTTGAACTTGTTCGGGGTGCTGCCTTGTTTGATCGTCGGGCTTCTCGCGTATTACGTGCCAATAGTGGTTTTCATGGTGTTTTCGAGGTTTAATGGGAAGATTGCGGTGAAGAATTTGGCGAGCGGATATGCTTGTGTGTGGAAGGAAGATTCATGGGTTCCTGCTTATTTTGCTTTGGCTATTCTCACCATGTTGTGGTCTGCGGCAGCTATGGTTGAAGCTCAAGTTTATGTCATCAGTGGCACCATAGCTAATTGGTATTTCTCTAAGGATCATGAAACTCCTAAGCGGAGTATTCGAACTTCTCTCAG AAATGCTTTTGGTTCTTCTTCTGGCACCATATGTTTGTCGGGGTTGCTTATCTTTGTTGTTCGAATGGTGCGTTCTGCGGTTGACAGTGCAAGACAAGAGGATATTCCCGGGATAGTGAACCTTGTTCTGCGGTGCTGTGTAAACGCCTTACTGACAGCAGTTGATTTTCTCAACAAGTTCACCGTAAACTTTGCTGCAATAACTGGTGAAGCCTACTGCTCTTCTGCAAGGATGACATATGAACTACTGAGACGCAATCTTCTCTCTGCTGTTTTCGTGGAGACAATCTCATCTCGTATTCTGGCGGGAATCGTTTTTGTCTTTTCTGCAACATACACAATAGTG GCCTGTGTTATCTTAAAAGCTGGTACCAATCTTGGGACTGATTCATATTTTGTGGCTGCAATGGCATGGGTGCTACTGATAGTAGTGTTGGGTTACCTGGTGCATGTGCTAGACAATGTAATCGACACAATTTACATCTGCTATGCGATAGACCGTGATAGAGGAGAGGTTTGTAAACAAGATGTCCATGAGGTTTACGTTCACCTACCCATCAGTAGAAGTCTCAGACAATCTGTTACCCCAAGAACTCTAG AGTATGTGGATATGTTGGATTAA
- the LOC108338864 gene encoding peptidyl-prolyl cis-trans isomerase CYP21-1 translates to MPKAIAFLVHPRLLLLFLVLSIFLIFAYTGSTATYGYTTSKLVVEEKIQQVPEITHRVFLDIDIDKQRLGRIVIGLYGQVVPKTVENFRALCTGQKGKSENGLKLHYKGTPFHRIVSGFVIQGGDIVHRDGKGSESIYGGTFPDENFKIKHSHAGVVSMANSGPDSNGSQFFITTVKASWLDGEHVVFGKVVQGMDIVYAIEGGAGTYSGKPRKKVVIADSGEIPKSHWDDES, encoded by the exons ATGCCTAAAGCGATCGCCTTTCTCGTTCACCCACGacttctccttctcttccttGTTCTCTCAATTTTCCTCATTTTCGCATATACTGGTTCTACCGCTACTTATGGTTATACTACTTCAAAACTG GTTGTTGAGGAGAAAATACAACAGGTCCCTGAAATTACACACAGAGTGTTCTTGGACATTGATATTGACAAACAGCGATTAG GTAGGATAGTGATTGGATTGTATGGCCAAGTTGTACCGAAAACTGTGG AAAATTTTAGAGCTTTGTGTACAG GGCAGAAAGGAAAGAGTGAAAATGGCTTAAAGCTTCATTACAAAGGAACACCATTTCATCGGATAGTATCTGGTTTTGTGATTCAGGGCGGAGACATTGTTCATCGTGATGGTAAAGGGTCTGAATCTATTTATGGTGGCACCTTTCCTGATGAGAATTTCAAGATTAAACATTCTCATGCTG GCGTTGTCTCTATGGCAAATTCAGGACCTGATTCCAATGGCTCACAGTTTTTCATTACAACGGTGAAGGCCAGTTG GTTGGATGGAGAGCATGTTGTATTTGGCAAGGTTGTACAAGGCATGGATATTGTGTATGCAATTGAAGGGGGAGCTGGAACCTACAGTGGAAAACCCAGGAAGAAGGTAGTGATAGCAGACTCTGGGGAGATACCCAAGAGCCACTGGGATGATGAAAGTTGA
- the LOC108340777 gene encoding protein NUCLEAR FUSION DEFECTIVE 4, producing MGTATAFSPPTVSTTSKWLGFVAAVWIQCISGNNYTFSNYSDALKSLMHLTQVQLNNLSVAKDIGKAFGLLAGLASDRFPTWAILLIGSVEGLIGYGVQWLVVSQKIQPLPYWQMCVFLCMGGNSTTWMNTAVLVTCIRNFRTNRGPVSGILKGFVGLSTAIFTTICSALFADDPAYFLVMLSLVPLVVCLTGIFFLRELPHAVAAAGNAEEVKYFGVFNVVAVLVALFLLVYGFVPSPGVLVSRVFVAVLLVMLASPLGIPVYTYFKGRLGAGNDVEGQRANEPLLGGGEKENESVAAVEEEALVEKRAPMVGEEHTIMEVLKSVDFWILFVSFLCGVGTGLAVMNNMGQIGLALGYPDVSLFVSLTSIFGFFGRIISGTVSEFTIKRAATPRPLWNAASQLLMAVGYILMAMAMPGSLYIGSILVGICYGVRLAITVPAASELFGLKYYGLIYNILILNLPLGSFLFSGLLAGMLYDMEATTTEGGGNTCVGGHCYRLVFIVMTGACIVGFFLDILLSFRTKTVYTKISMSKKPKKSLSALSSR from the exons ATGGGCACCGCAACCGCCTTTTCGCCTCCCACCGTTTCAACCACCAGTAAATGGCTGGGCTTCGTGGCCGCCGTCTGGATTCAGTGCATCTCCGGCAACAACTACACCTTCTCCAATTACTCCGATGCGCTCAAATCCCTCATGCATCTCACGCAGGTGCAACTCAACAACCTCTCCGTTGCTAAAGACATCGGAAAAGCCTTTGGGCTTCTGGCGGGCCTCGCCTCCGACCGCTTCCCGACTTGGGCCATTCTCCTGATAGGCTCCGTTGAAGGCCTAATTGGATACGGAGTTCAATGGCTCGTTGTGAGCCAGAAAATCCAGCCCCTTCCCTATTGGCAG ATGTGCGTGTTTCTGTGCATGGGAGGGAACAGCACGACGTGGATGAACACTGCCGTTTTGGTAACGTGCATACGCAACTTCCGTACAAACAGAGGACCCGTTTCGGGGATTTTGAAAGGCTTTGTAGGGTTGAGCACTGCGATATTCACCACGATCTGTTCTGCACTTTTCGCCGACGACCCTGCCTACTTCCTCGTCATGCTCTCTCTCGTTCCCCTCGTTGTTTGTCTCACCGGTATCTTTTTCCTCCGAGAGCTTCCTCacgccgtcgccgccgccggAAACGCCGAGGAGGTCAAGTATTTCGGCGTCTTCAACGTCGTTGCCGTCCTCGTCGCGCTCTTCCTCTTGGTCTATGGCTTCGTCCCCAGCCCCGGCGTCCTGGTGTCGCGAGTTTTCGTCGCCGTTCTGCTGGTTATGCTGGCTTCGCCGTTGGGGATTCCGGTGTACACGTACTTCAAGGGACGTCTCGGAGCGGGGAATGACGTGGAGGGGCAGAGAGCGAATGAACCGTTGCTTGGTGGTGGGGAAAAGGAAAACGAAAGCGTGGCGGCGGTTGAAGAGGAGGCTTTGGTGGAGAAGAGAGCGCCGATGGTGGGTGAAGAGCACACGATAATGGAGGTGCTGAAGAGCGTGGATTTTTGGATCTTGTTCGTGTCGTTTCTCTGCGGGGTTGGAACTGGTTTGGCTGTGATGAACAATATGGGTCAAATCGGGTTGGCTCTCGGGTACCCAGATGTCTCACTTTTTGTCTCTTTGACCAGTATTTTCGGATTCTTTGGGCGGATCATCTCGGGTACCGTTTCCGAGTTCACAATCAA GAGAGCAGCAACACCAAGACCTCTCTGGAATGCAGCATCTCAGCTTCTAATGGCTGTTGGTTATATACTGATGGCAATGGCTATGCCAGGTTCTCTATACATCGGGTCTATTTTGGTTGGCATATGTTATGGAGTTAGGCTTGCAATCACAGTTCCAGCAGCCTCGGAGTTATTTGGTCTGAAATACTATGGTCTCATCTATAACATTCTGATCCTTAACCTTCCTCTGggctctttccttttctctggTTTGCTTGCTGGCATGCTGTATGATATGGAAGCAACGACAACTGAGGGAGGAGGCAACACCTGTGTTGGAGGTCACTGTTACAGGCTGGTCTTTATTGTCATGACCGGAGCATGTATCGTTGGCTTCTTCTTAGACATTCTCTTGTCATTCAGAACCAAAACTGTTTACACAAAGATTTCCATGAGCAAGAAACCCAAGAAATCCTTATCAGCATTAAGCAGCCGTTGA
- the LOC108338950 gene encoding thaumatin-like protein 1, translating to MDLTQLSCLTFIVLLFFTTPGVMAATFTFVNRCDYTVWPGILANAGSPPLQSTGFELPKDTSRTFQASTGWSGRFWARTGCTFDGSGSGSCLTGDCGSGQVECNGAGAAPPATLAEFTLGTGGQDFYDVSLVDGYNLPMIVEGTGGSGLCATTGCTSDLNQQCPAELRASEGSACKSACEAFGSPEYCCNGAYGSPATCRPSIYSEMFKAACPKSYSYAYDDATSTFTCSGADYTVTFCPSSPSQKSSRDTTTNPMPSTSSSQGTVTGTETGTGMGSEGGAVVYTGADNGVVYNSVTASGSSTGSGGETMLADGSYLAGLAMGESSPRRTVSMAFVSSASFLLIFTLL from the exons ATGGATCTCACACAACTCTCATGTCTCACTTTCATTGTTCTCCTGTTCTTCACTACCCCAG GGGTTATGGCTGCCACCTTCACATTCGTTAACCGATGCGATTACACGGTGTGGCCTGGCATTCTCGCAAATGCTGGTAGCCCACCACTCCAGAGCACCGGCTTCGAGCTTCCCAAGGACACTTCTCGCACCTTCCAAGCTTCCACCGGCTGGTCCGGTCGCTTCTGGGCCCGAACCGGTTGCACCTTTGACGGATCCGGATCCGGTTCCTGCCTCACTGGCGACTGTGGCTCCGGCCAAGTCGAATGCAACGGCGCGGGAGCCGCCCCGCCGGCCACTCTCGCCGAGTTCACGCTGGGCACCGGAGGCCAAGACTTCTACGACGTCAGCCTCGTCGACGGCTACAACCTTCCCATGATCGTGGAGGGTACTGGCGGGTCGGGTCTATGCGCCACTACGGGGTGCACGTCGGATCTGAACCAGCAATGCCCGGCGGAGCTGAGAGCCTCCGAGGGAAGCGCGTGCAAGAGCGCGTGTGAGGCTTTTGGTAGCCCCGAGTACTGCTGCAACGGCGCGTATGGCTCACCCGCAACCTGTAGGCCCTCCATTTACTCGGAGATGTTCAAGGCAGCTTGCCCAAAATCGTATAGCTACGCTTACGACGACGCTACCAGTACTTTTACGTGTAGCGGCGCTGATTACACCGTTACCTTCTGTCCATCCTCTCCAAG TCAGAAATCGTCACGAGATACCACCACCAACCCCATGCCCTCAACATCATCATCACAAGGGACAGTGACAGGAACAGAAACAGGAACAGGAATGGGATCCGAAGGAGGAGCGGTGGTGTACACGGGTGCGGACAATGGAGTTGTGTATAACTCCGTTACGGCTTCCGGGTCAAGTACAGGATCCGGAGGAGAAACAATGCTGGCAGATGGGTCATATTTAGCTGGGTTGGCGATGGGAGAGTCCTCCCCCAGAAGAACAGTTTCCATGGCGTTTGTGTCCTCAGCTAGCTTTTTGCTTATTTTCACCTTGCTTTAG